In Winkia neuii, a genomic segment contains:
- the tmk gene encoding dTMP kinase: protein MTANLAQNASDAPRGLFITFEGGEAAGKSTQVRLLQKACIEAGLQVLVTFEPGDSALGKELRRQVMNGPQDVDPRTEALLYAADRAYHVATKIRPALQAGKVVICDRYIDSSVAYQGMGRDLGEQEIRQLSEWATDGLNPDITVLLDLDLDTAAHRLAERGMGQDRIEGAGRAFHKQVRAAFLNMAQESNGRICRIDGSKTVEEVKEDIFSVLEQLPWFVQRGIELPREAK from the coding sequence TGCTTCAGATGCCCCGCGGGGGCTCTTTATTACCTTTGAGGGCGGCGAAGCTGCCGGCAAATCCACCCAGGTACGGCTGTTGCAGAAAGCGTGTATTGAAGCCGGATTGCAGGTGTTAGTTACGTTCGAACCGGGCGACAGCGCCCTCGGCAAAGAATTGCGCCGGCAGGTGATGAACGGGCCGCAGGATGTAGATCCGCGCACTGAGGCGCTGCTGTACGCCGCCGACCGTGCCTATCACGTGGCCACCAAGATTAGGCCGGCGCTGCAGGCGGGCAAAGTCGTTATTTGTGATCGGTACATCGATTCTTCGGTAGCCTATCAAGGAATGGGCCGCGATCTGGGGGAACAAGAGATTAGACAGCTAAGCGAATGGGCTACGGACGGCCTAAATCCAGACATCACCGTCCTTCTTGACTTAGATCTAGACACCGCCGCCCACCGCTTAGCTGAACGCGGTATGGGCCAGGACCGGATCGAGGGCGCGGGGCGAGCCTTTCACAAACAGGTACGTGCCGCTTTCCTAAATATGGCCCAGGAATCGAACGGGCGGATCTGCCGCATTGACGGATCTAAAACGGTAGAAGAAGTAAAAGAGGACATCTTTAGCGTCCTCGAGCAGTTGCCGTGGTTTGTCCAGCGAGGCATTGAGCTACCGCGGGAGGCGAAGTAG